In the genome of Flavivirga spongiicola, one region contains:
- a CDS encoding type II secretion system protein GspD: protein MSYRIIMTLISCIIFNISFSQTNIKVFTEKLNELSKTKKGLQDNVRIDLSGLTLYDFINALAEEHQLNVSVDSNLNQLVTSNFYDVNIKDVFLFLIKKHQLEVDVSNNILIFNKKPEVVVIKKPKPLKNIDVSYNEQNKFLSVKLKNDSLPRVAQAITDASKKNVVLAPDIKDQKVSAYILNRPIDEVLEMMAKSNSLVLTKDENDNYYLEKGVVAPPQVPKKTTASRSSRRSQSTKNRSTNQASAGAFEIKTNAQGFLDIKAYEADAADIINEAAEKLNINFFMYNTPQGVITTLVANGITFDNLLNHLFKGENYTYKKADNLYLIGEHATEGIRMTELVQLENRTIETVLSTLPAAVTETLEIKEFVELNGFVVSGSKNHIQGFKDYIYEIDRVVPVIQIEVIIAQYQKSYEIQTGMQAGINNEPGATSGVLFPTSDVSLNATSVNGLIDAFNGLGIVNLGKVSEKFYLNLKALENNSLIKLSSTPKLVTLNGHEATSSIGETNYYFEQNNRLINSGVNNNILQSGTWKSTEANLSINIKPFVSKDENVTLTISVEKSSFLGRAGENAPPGKSTQKFESMISVKNNEMILLGGLDELENENSGTGTPLLSRVPVIKWLFSGRKKRKEKSKLHIFIKPTVTY from the coding sequence ATGTCGTACAGAATTATAATGACGCTTATATCATGTATTATTTTTAATATAAGTTTTTCACAAACGAATATTAAAGTATTTACTGAAAAATTAAACGAACTATCAAAAACGAAAAAAGGGTTGCAAGATAATGTTAGAATTGATTTAAGTGGTTTAACATTGTACGATTTTATCAATGCTTTAGCAGAAGAACATCAATTAAATGTTAGCGTCGATTCAAATTTAAATCAACTTGTTACAAGCAATTTTTATGATGTAAATATAAAAGATGTCTTCTTATTTTTAATTAAAAAACACCAACTGGAAGTTGATGTGTCAAACAATATTTTGATCTTTAATAAAAAGCCTGAAGTGGTTGTTATTAAAAAACCGAAACCATTAAAAAATATAGATGTTTCTTATAATGAACAAAACAAATTTTTATCTGTTAAATTAAAAAACGATTCATTACCAAGAGTAGCACAAGCGATTACGGATGCTTCAAAAAAAAATGTGGTATTAGCTCCGGATATTAAAGACCAAAAAGTATCTGCATATATTTTAAACAGGCCTATTGATGAGGTGTTGGAAATGATGGCAAAATCAAATAGTTTAGTTTTAACCAAAGACGAAAACGATAATTATTACCTTGAAAAGGGCGTAGTCGCTCCTCCACAAGTTCCTAAAAAAACGACTGCATCACGTTCTAGCAGAAGAAGTCAATCAACAAAAAACAGATCCACAAATCAAGCAAGCGCAGGTGCTTTTGAAATAAAAACAAATGCTCAAGGCTTTTTAGATATTAAAGCTTATGAAGCCGATGCCGCAGATATAATTAATGAAGCAGCTGAAAAATTAAATATTAATTTCTTTATGTATAATACGCCACAAGGCGTGATAACAACCTTGGTGGCCAATGGTATTACGTTCGACAATCTATTAAACCATCTTTTTAAAGGCGAAAATTATACTTATAAAAAAGCGGATAACTTATACTTAATAGGCGAGCATGCTACTGAAGGTATTAGAATGACAGAATTAGTGCAGTTAGAAAACAGAACTATAGAAACAGTTTTGAGTACACTGCCAGCTGCTGTAACAGAAACACTCGAAATTAAAGAATTTGTCGAGCTTAATGGCTTTGTGGTTTCTGGATCAAAAAATCATATCCAAGGATTTAAAGATTATATATATGAAATAGATCGGGTCGTTCCTGTTATTCAAATAGAGGTTATTATTGCACAGTATCAGAAGTCCTATGAAATACAAACAGGCATGCAGGCTGGGATTAATAATGAACCAGGAGCTACATCGGGGGTTTTGTTCCCTACAAGTGATGTAAGCCTTAATGCCACATCAGTAAACGGATTAATTGATGCATTTAATGGTTTAGGGATTGTAAACCTTGGTAAGGTTTCCGAGAAATTTTATCTAAACTTAAAAGCCTTAGAAAACAACTCACTTATTAAATTATCGTCAACACCCAAACTAGTAACACTTAATGGGCATGAAGCCACATCTTCAATAGGCGAAACTAATTATTATTTTGAGCAGAATAACAGATTAATAAATTCTGGTGTAAATAATAATATTCTTCAATCTGGTACGTGGAAATCGACCGAAGCAAATTTGAGTATAAATATTAAACCTTTTGTCTCTAAAGATGAAAATGTGACGCTTACTATTTCTGTTGAGAAAAGCTCATTTTTAGGAAGGGCAGGAGAGAACGCTCCTCCAGGTAAGTCTACTCAAAAATTTGAATCGATGATTAGTGTGAAAAATAATGAGATGATTCTTTTAGGAGGGTTAGATGAATTAGAAAATGAAAATTCAGGAACAGGAACACCTTTACTATCGAGAGTTCCGGTAATTAAATGGTTGTTCAGTGGAAGAAAGAAAAGAAAAGAAAAATCGAAGCTTCATATTTTTATTAAGCCTACAGTTACTTATTAA
- a CDS encoding fibronectin type III domain-containing protein — MKKLNNTILYPNWYSIILILTLLFIAFACDDILEEDITNDVVQVISPTEGTVIEGNTVQFLWQTIEGADSYRVQIIKNNQRHVADSLVTITNFTYNLDPGDYQWRIKAENFAYETDYTFPINFEMRASEDLSNQSVLLQTPSENLYTNNKNIIFTWNSLASADTYTFVLAKKLGGEQTVFQQADITKTSLNIDPTKLDEDAEYIWKLKAINTTSETFFSVRSLFIDTVIPNQPTLSEPLDDAKVSPSSVTFNWANGADSGTIQSLITNTLEISTNADFNTIIHSASTTNNSAVYEFVTPNTYYWRIKAIDAAKNESDYSIVRSIVIE, encoded by the coding sequence ATGAAAAAGCTAAATAATACCATTTTATACCCAAATTGGTATAGTATAATTTTAATACTAACCTTACTATTTATAGCATTTGCTTGTGATGATATTTTAGAAGAAGATATTACAAATGATGTTGTACAGGTTATTTCACCGACCGAAGGCACAGTAATTGAGGGCAATACCGTTCAGTTTTTGTGGCAAACTATTGAAGGCGCTGATAGTTATAGAGTTCAAATTATTAAAAATAACCAAAGGCACGTAGCAGACTCTTTAGTGACAATAACAAATTTCACTTATAATTTGGATCCGGGAGATTATCAATGGCGTATCAAAGCTGAAAATTTTGCTTATGAAACAGATTATACTTTTCCTATTAATTTTGAGATGCGCGCTTCAGAAGATTTATCAAATCAAAGTGTGTTGCTTCAAACACCTTCAGAAAATTTATATACCAATAACAAAAACATCATTTTTACCTGGAACAGTTTAGCTAGTGCTGACACCTATACATTTGTATTGGCAAAAAAGTTGGGAGGAGAACAAACCGTCTTCCAACAAGCAGATATAACAAAAACAAGTTTAAATATCGACCCTACTAAACTTGATGAAGATGCCGAATATATATGGAAGCTTAAAGCTATAAATACAACATCTGAAACGTTTTTTTCAGTACGATCTCTTTTTATTGATACCGTGATACCTAATCAACCAACATTATCTGAACCATTGGATGATGCAAAAGTATCGCCATCGTCTGTTACTTTTAATTGGGCTAATGGTGCCGATTCAGGAACTATTCAATCGCTAATTACGAATACTTTAGAAATTTCTACAAATGCCGATTTTAATACCATTATCCATTCAGCTAGCACGACAAACAATTCTGCAGTCTACGAATTTGTCACACCTAATACTTATTACTGGCGAATAAAGGCTATAGATGCAGCTAAAAATGAAAGTGATTATAGTATTGTAAGATCTATAGTTATTGAATAA
- a CDS encoding OmpH family outer membrane protein, with translation MTNFNRLTITNTILIVIAIIVALINYLQSINQKDMVYVDNIKLFNGFNMTKDVKVIEEAKINTQAKELDSLYSKLKSLSSEEKVDTFTKNLQQQIAYKSKALQEAQDNYTYNLNQNVWHRLNTYIKLYGQAHDYEIILGTNGNGNVMFAKETIDITNQIIEYANKKYEGH, from the coding sequence ATGACTAATTTTAATCGTCTTACTATAACAAATACTATTTTAATAGTAATAGCCATCATTGTAGCTTTAATTAATTATTTACAATCCATTAATCAGAAAGATATGGTGTATGTAGATAACATTAAATTGTTTAACGGTTTTAATATGACTAAAGATGTTAAAGTTATTGAAGAAGCCAAGATTAATACACAAGCAAAAGAACTTGATAGTTTATATTCAAAACTAAAATCACTATCAAGTGAAGAAAAGGTAGACACATTTACTAAAAACCTACAGCAACAAATAGCTTATAAAAGTAAAGCGTTACAAGAAGCTCAAGATAATTATACTTATAATTTAAATCAGAATGTATGGCATAGACTTAATACTTATATAAAATTATATGGGCAAGCTCATGATTATGAGATTATATTGGGGACGAACGGTAATGGTAATGTTATGTTTGCCAAAGAGACCATTGATATTACCAATCAAATTATAGAATATGCAAATAAAAAATATGAAGGCCATTAA
- a CDS encoding GspE/PulE family protein, whose protein sequence is MEAAKINHINVSVSLQQAISSEMANHFLIIPKRVTETEYVFYIDQNQELELYSIKEELKLLFDKKICLETVETSIIKKALSIYYRKNDSQPKLVSYGNDFLEDLIFEAKHINASDIHIEIYEEDVRVRLRIDGQLIEKNNIKKESYLELINQIKIKSNLDITEKRLPQDGRIEYDDFDIRVSILPTHHGEKVVMRILGRDASHLDIYQLGFEADDLPFYLEAVKKTNGIILISGPTGSGKTTTLYGTLKHLNNINTNIVTVEDPIEYTLKGINQVQLKENIGLTFTSALRSFLRQDPDIIMLGEIRDAQTAQMAIRASLTGHLVLSTIHTNSAIGTISRLVDMGVPSFLIAETINISVAQRLIRTLCKTCKKEQEFNEDDLPWSFIPKNKLKKHYVAVGCDDCYHTGYKGRRAIYEILPITRDVIDAIKKNTLEQSDAMKNKKLSDKAFDLFSKGLTSLDEIYPILIN, encoded by the coding sequence ATGGAGGCAGCAAAAATTAATCATATAAACGTATCGGTTAGCTTGCAGCAAGCTATTAGTTCTGAGATGGCAAATCACTTTCTAATCATTCCGAAAAGGGTTACAGAAACTGAATATGTATTCTACATTGATCAAAATCAAGAATTAGAACTCTATAGCATTAAAGAAGAACTTAAACTGCTTTTTGATAAGAAAATATGCTTAGAAACTGTAGAGACTTCCATAATAAAAAAAGCGCTTTCCATTTATTATAGAAAGAATGACTCTCAGCCTAAATTGGTTTCTTATGGCAATGATTTTTTGGAAGATCTAATTTTTGAAGCAAAGCATATAAATGCCAGTGATATTCATATAGAAATATATGAAGAAGATGTACGGGTTAGATTGCGAATAGATGGTCAATTAATTGAGAAAAATAACATAAAAAAAGAGAGTTATTTAGAGTTGATTAACCAAATTAAAATTAAATCGAATTTAGATATTACAGAAAAAAGATTGCCTCAAGATGGTAGAATTGAATATGATGATTTCGATATAAGGGTTTCTATTTTGCCCACACATCATGGTGAAAAAGTGGTCATGCGTATATTAGGAAGGGATGCTTCTCATTTGGATATTTATCAACTAGGGTTTGAAGCAGATGATTTGCCGTTTTATCTGGAAGCTGTAAAAAAGACTAATGGTATTATTTTAATTAGTGGTCCTACCGGATCTGGAAAAACCACCACTTTATATGGGACTTTAAAACACCTCAATAACATAAATACGAATATTGTTACTGTTGAAGACCCTATAGAATATACATTAAAGGGTATAAATCAAGTACAACTAAAAGAAAATATAGGACTCACTTTTACATCTGCATTACGATCTTTCTTAAGGCAAGATCCAGATATCATTATGTTAGGAGAGATTAGAGATGCACAGACTGCTCAAATGGCTATTAGGGCATCTTTAACAGGACATTTAGTACTATCAACAATTCATACTAATTCTGCAATAGGTACCATTTCCAGATTGGTAGATATGGGAGTGCCATCTTTTTTAATTGCCGAAACTATCAATATATCTGTAGCACAAAGATTAATAAGAACCCTATGTAAAACATGTAAGAAAGAACAGGAATTTAATGAAGACGATTTACCATGGTCCTTTATTCCAAAAAATAAATTAAAGAAACACTATGTAGCTGTGGGATGCGATGATTGCTACCATACTGGTTATAAAGGTAGAAGAGCTATTTATGAAATACTACCCATTACCCGTGATGTGATTGATGCCATAAAGAAGAATACATTGGAACAGTCTGATGCCATGAAAAACAAAAAACTATCTGACAAAGCTTTTGATCTATTTTCAAAAGGACTTACATCGTTAGATGAAATTTACCCAATACTTATCAATTAA